The Procambarus clarkii isolate CNS0578487 chromosome 39, FALCON_Pclarkii_2.0, whole genome shotgun sequence region gaagcccacataaagagaataacgtctgcggcatatgcgaggctggctaacatcagaacggcgttcaggaacctgtgtaaggaatcattcagaatcttgtacacgacatatgtaagaccaatcctggagtatgcggccccagcatggagcccgtaccttgtcaagcacaagacgaagctggaaaaagtccaaaggtatgctactagactagtcccagaactaagaggcatgagttatgaggaaaggctgcgggaaatgcacctcacgacactggaagacagaagagtaaggggggacatgatcacaacctacaaaatcctcaggggaatcgaccgggtaaacaaggacgaacttttcaacactggtgggacgcgaacaaggggacacaggtggaagctgagtacccaaatgagccacagagacgttagaaagaactttttcagtgtcagagtagttagcaaatggaatgcattaggaagtgatgtggtggaggctgactccattcacagtttcaaatgtagatatgatagagcccaataggctcaggaatctgtacaccagttgattgacggttgagaggcgggaccaaagagccagagctcaacccccgcaagcacaattaggtgagtacacacacatacaaacacacacacacacacatacaaacacacacacatgcacgcacacacatatgtgtgtgtgtgtgtgtgtgtgtgtgtgtgtgtgtgtactcacctagttgcttgtgggggtttagctctggctttttggttccgtctctcaactgtcaatcaactggtgtacaggtgtgtgtgtgagtgtaagtgTGTGCGAGTATGTGAGAGTTTGTGtgagtttgtgtgagtgtgtgcatgcGCACACGCGCGTGTGGGTGAACATAAAGGCTGACCACTGCCAGTAAATACCTTCATGCCTGACAGACCAGCTTATGGGTGCCTAGCCTCGGTGTGGTTCCCCGCTACTCACACAGGGGGGTGTAGGTGTTGGGGGTGCGGGTGAAGGGGGGTGATGAGGGAGTGCAGGGTGGGGTGGGGCTGGTGAGatgggggtgtaggtgtgggtgtagggtgggacCGGCTGCTCTGGGTGTTGTaggggtgtactgggtgtggcagggagacaggtggtggtggtggtggtggtggtggtggtggtggttggaagCAATGGTTGTCGTTATAGTGAATTGAAtgatggtaatggtagtggttttGGATGAGTTGATTCTTTGAGTTTCTTTGATTGTAATTTTAAAACTATCGTTAATCATTGGGATTCGAGGTAACGGTGGCTGTAATTGTGGTCGGGGGGGATTAGCGAAGCAATCATCGCGCTAATCAGCGAAGCGAACTAGAAATATCACTGGCAAGAAACTGAACTTAGCTGGAAAGGAGCAGGTCATTCTTCTTGGAACGAAAGCCACATCATACGGGTAAATACTGCTCTTCACACTGGGTGGTCACGCTACAGCGAACAAGCACCTTTCACATTTCATAAAACCGTATCGAGCGGCATAGAGTCCCACTACGCATAGGTAATAAGGTCATACAACAGATAATAAGACCACAACGCATGGAAGAAGGTCAAACTACATCAAATTAGGCCTCGctgcttatatatataaaaagttcaCACTTAATAGTGCCTATGGTCACACTAATAATACATGAACTCTCAGTAATATTAATGATGCTCGTGTATATTAACTGATAACACAACGAgggaacctaatctaacttatcctaacttaacctatcctatcctagctTAACCTATCCTAATGGACGTCGGTCATCTCTCCCACACAACTAACTACGAGCAGAGCcaattgaaaatatatatatatatatatatatatatatatatatatatatatatatatatatatatatatatatatatatatatatatatatatatatatatatatatatgcatgtgtgtgtgtgtgtgcttacacacattcacactcacacctgtgtgtgtgtctcgccaATTTGAGTCTGTGTCTCCCACACACGACTCTAAGCCTCATGTCAGCGAGTTGGAGTCTCACATTCATAAGTTTATGTCTCATGTCATAGAgtctgtctcacacacactcacacacatacacacaactctTTGCCTCGTATTTGCGAGTCTGTGTCTCATATCAGCTACTCTATCTTATGTCCACTAGTCTGTGTCTCACACTCACTAGTCTGTGTCACACTCACTAGTCTATATCTCACACTCACTGCTTTCCCTGAGAACTGAAGAAGCAACACTAATATTGCCCCACATTAGAGCTGATGACTGTGTAACGGGTACCAGACTAAATCCTCTATTCTCTATTTCACCAGGACGTTATTTAACGGTTCTGTTGTTCACCGTTTTTCCTATTGGAACAGTAATGTCTTGCACTCTTGGTGTTCGATCACCAAGACCACTGAGTAAAAGGAAAACACTCTTGCCCAAACTTCTCAAAGAGACTTTAAACACctgtttacagggttaaaacccctATTGACCCCCTGTAAATTTAGTTAAATGACTGCGGGGAAGAACCAGTCATTAGCCGTAGGAATACCAAGAATGTGAATCTCCAATTGTTGAAAAGGAGGGATAAATTTACTTTGAAATGTTGCTTAACCAAGACATGGAAGGATGTTGTGATCTAAGAAGGTGCTTGGAAGACCACAGGGACCTATAACATAATACATAGGATCGTGAACTCAAAAATAATGAaatatgctgaccagaccacacactagaaggtgaagggacgacgacgtttcggtccgtcctggaccattcttgatgtcgatttctagtgtgtggtctggttaacttactttagccacgttattgtgactcatcgcctgcataatgaAATATATAACTGGGAGGGAAATTCACTAAACATCATAAACATTTAAAGGTAATTTATTACACAAAATTATACAGAAACACTAAACTGAAATATGACTATCCTAGAAGCAATGATTTTGTATACGACTGTGGATCCCCATAAACAGTACTTAGACTCTTAACAGAACTTTACCTTAAATCCCCAAGTCCTGAGCCAGATGTTGTGGCCTGCCTCTGGAGgagattttgattgttgccgcttggggcggctagtttattgtgcaccccatactcatcctgtgagcggtagcgcaaaaaggattacagagggcacaaaaggtctttatcagacctcaaaggagactattacattaacaatttcatctatccttcacaccttataattacaatgtcagctagttacagagaatgttctatttcaagagctatatatttacagtaaatcattatacattaatggtaggtcttatcgctaattcataattgtttgagcaatgaaAATATTACAGAGTGATagaggagctgctgtttattattagtcttcacaatacactacttgtttcttaatctcatatgtcgtttgtctactggaagcgaaatatggatacagtgtaaggatttcaggtaatttatccatggtaataagataggttgccatatcatacaatgtgagtttagatttatctctaaatggctcaattttactacaatccaagatatagtgttcgagtgtgtgtccctgtctttgtccacacactttacactttacttcatctagatccctattcaagccgaactgccagagatacttgtagccaagtcttattcgagcaGTGACGacgtctgttagtctgctgatgatgttacttgccccatacacatgttttgctTCACACATTTCGTtatgataaacaatggacctgctggtcccagtttgcactgttctacgttcttcaaattcatccaagagttctcgtctaagtcttttgaattgtgctgccatcgggctgatgagcaataacagcacttcctaccCTCcccgtagctgtattgagtgatccgtcagtgtatatggtctgtgtgaTGTTTTTAGTTTGTATATTGTAAGTgttttctatggtgcttaatttagcagcaagctgagcatgagggttgtttgtgattagtttcttggtggggtatgcaggggtcaggatgtcaaaaggtactatctgccagggtggaaggaagtgctgtactctctcatctgtatatacatcgtgcagtcccatcattttaatatgagtgactgttctttgaatccatttagactcgctggttccattaCCCATGTGTTCTAACAgctcaactgacacaatgttgttttggttaccacgcagaagctttagtcccatcataagattgatttcaaatattctatcttaaATGCTAagaatatttaattctttccacatattgagaactttggtagttataggacagcgaaGTATAAATTTTGAGTGCTTCATttcgcattttttccagtctaccaATACTTATGCCATTTTGCCGGACTAaaactggtgcatgatagtctatcagagactttATATATATGCTAAGTATATCATTTTTGCTATCATAATATTAACACCGAATTTAAGGGTGTACTGGAGGAGAGGTCTTCCTTGTCCTACCGccgccccaaaccacactcatcaAATCTTCCttgacgttgaccagaccacacactagaaagtgaagggacgacggcgtttcggtccgtcctggaaaattctcaagtcgattgtgaccgcCTTGATCTccgaacccgtcctcttaaaaataacgttacTTTTAGCTCGTATGCGccatatggccaaatttggacgtaatttgaaatgaaatcgactcacaaaagtgacgtactgttccgttttctgtttgagtcgtccggcttactcggcaagcttagaaaaggaaactttccattaacgtttttcacaacgttttgaaactttatgagaatttcctgcccacctaacctatcagaggacccttaacttactgttgttgaaaaaaataaatcccaaatttattttcatttttttttcattttcaaattacgtccatattcgaccatactggtaaacggccaaaagcgacgttctttttaagaggacaggttggaagcTCCAGCAAGCAAGCTAACCCAAACCTACTGGCTGATCTCTCTTAATTGCCACCGTTCACTACAATACCTAATTGATATTCACTTTGCAACTTAAAGTGACTGAACCTTTATTCTCAGAACTCGTGGTAATTTACATAGACAATAAACCGAGGTAACTTTTCAgtacaatattgaataataacaggaatttctAATtttaaggaactatggtaactatTTGAACTGGGATTATTATAACTATTATATAACTATTATAACTATAACTGGGATTATTAGTAACTATTTGAGTCATGGATTGGCCAGATCAAACTAGTTCCAATCTTAAAATGAACTCATTGCACTTGGGCGAATAAAGGGGATTGAATGTCTATTCTTAAATTATGTTAAATTAACATAGGTACTTAACAAAGGAAGTTATTAACTACAATTACTTTTAATAAcatgaatttctctaaattagTGAATTAAGCACTGAGGAATTCTTGCATAGATCCCTCCATCACTAATCCGTTGAGGGAAAGACCTTTTGCTAGGCTTCCAGGTAGAAGTTCTCTCTGCCTGCTAAACTAGATTGTACCCATGTATACAACACAATACATTCAATACACGATGTATAACCTTCACTATAAACGACTAAACTGTTACAATTGCAATACGAGACTATTTATCATTGTACAAAAAAAATTACGTCAACGTGATGTATCAGTGTAAGCCATGggtcaggattcgaacctgcacacttgggtactcccaagcacacaccCTTTAATCCACTGTTCCACGATATGGTTCACAAAAGTAAAAGTAGCCTGATATTCAACTGAATCTGCCTCATGGCTCTTACTGATTTTTTTGTCATTGATACAattcgttagtgtgatttctagaTGCATTTCTTTGTGACTCAGCCTCAGAAACCCCCGTGAATTCAGTCGAATTCCACGTTACATTACGTTAGAAGTATATTTGGGTACAGTGGCTTAtggcgtgtgcttgggagcaACCAAAGTTTGCAGGTTCGAGTCCTTGTCACAgcacctactgattttctcactcTTCTTCTAAGTATTACTATTATTTGTTTTGTTATTAAATTTAATTGATAATATTATTTTTTACATCAACTCTTAAGATTATCACTTTATTTTGCTTATTGTTTCATTCATGTGTTGATATATACCTGCCTCGAAGGTTGTATTATCCGCCCCTAAGGTTGTATTATCCGCCTCTAAGGTTGTATTATCCGCCTCTAAGGTTGTATTATCTGTCTCTATAGTTGTATGATCCGCCTCTAAGGTTGTATTATCCGCCTCTTAGGTTAATATTATCCGCTTCTGATGTTGTATTATCCGCCTCTAAGGTTGTATTATCTGTCTCTATAGTTGTATGATTCGCCTCTAAGGTTGTATTATCTGCCTCTAAGGTTGTATTATCTACTTCTAAGGTTGTATTATCTGCCTCTAAGGTTGTATTATCTACTTCTAAGGTTGTATTATCTGCCTCTAAGGTTGTATTATCTACTTCTAAGGTTGTATTATCTACTTCTAAGGTTGTATTATCTGCCTCTAAGGTTGTATTATCCACCTCTATGGTTGTATTATCCACCTCTATGGTTGTATTATCCACCACTGgccgtttttttattattattattttctaccacagacgtggccacacatttacaatgctaaccagcatatatacattttcttctgtcctccatggacagggttagagatgtgttaaacatatagttcaagggt contains the following coding sequences:
- the LOC138372494 gene encoding uncharacterized protein; the protein is MAFSAKGQEDGMQDTASGLVDNTTIEVDNTTIEVDNTTLEADNTTLEVDNTTLEVDNTTLEADNTTLEVDNTTLEADNTTLEVDNTTLEADNTTLEANHTTIETDNTTLEADNTTSEADNINLRGG